One window of the Roseovarius sp. THAF9 genome contains the following:
- a CDS encoding exodeoxyribonuclease VII small subunit, translated as MDDDAINTMSFEQAMKALEDVVTRLERGDVPLDESIALYEQGAKLKKRCETKLKEAEEKVAAITLDGEGTPKGTTPVEGL; from the coding sequence ATGGACGACGACGCGATCAACACCATGTCTTTCGAACAGGCGATGAAGGCGCTTGAGGACGTCGTCACCCGGCTAGAACGCGGCGACGTTCCGCTGGACGAATCCATCGCCCTGTACGAGCAGGGGGCCAAGCTGAAAAAACGCTGCGAAACCAAGCTGAAAGAAGCCGAAGAGAAAGTTGCGGCGATCACGCTCGACGGCGAGGGCACCCCCAAGGGCACCACCCCGGTCGAGGGGCTCTGA
- a CDS encoding phosphotransferase — MKPFSTSDAAPVADPDLSGRVARRLDAATAEDAAFSTAQVTELIREVAGKRVVLRGRIGGHRAVFRLYLDRVEDCTRDWNELCRIWPKMREGELRVCAPLGFAPEAGLLAVSEIEGTPLLQWIYGAPEAERARYLEPAARWLRAYTECTETEAAAQPAGWAKRAERAAQTQAFNRLKRVEKPILKEIQRLVPLMDDSQWRFAVSHGDFHPNNLIVNENMVTGIDCGGSRPAPIYKDMARFLMHMGRRAMIPSGETCLGVDRQGFIAFCDAFRLSAEEREVTLPFFIAVEALLRAETRNLSQSRVRRARQMSEALLADLERIGR, encoded by the coding sequence ATGAAGCCTTTTTCCACGTCCGATGCCGCGCCTGTGGCCGACCCCGACTTGTCCGGCCGCGTGGCCCGGCGACTGGATGCTGCGACGGCGGAAGATGCCGCGTTTTCAACGGCTCAGGTGACGGAGCTCATCCGCGAGGTCGCAGGCAAGCGGGTCGTGCTGCGTGGCCGGATCGGGGGGCACAGGGCGGTGTTCCGGCTCTATCTCGACCGGGTCGAGGACTGCACACGGGACTGGAACGAGCTGTGCCGGATATGGCCAAAGATGCGTGAAGGCGAGTTGCGGGTCTGCGCGCCGCTGGGATTTGCACCCGAAGCCGGACTTCTGGCGGTGTCGGAGATCGAGGGAACGCCCTTGCTGCAATGGATCTACGGCGCGCCGGAGGCTGAGCGGGCGCGGTATCTGGAGCCTGCGGCGCGGTGGTTGCGGGCTTATACGGAATGCACCGAAACCGAGGCTGCGGCCCAGCCCGCGGGATGGGCCAAGCGGGCCGAGCGGGCGGCACAGACACAGGCGTTCAACCGGCTGAAACGGGTGGAAAAGCCGATCCTGAAGGAGATACAGCGCCTGGTGCCGCTAATGGACGACAGCCAGTGGCGGTTTGCCGTGTCGCATGGGGATTTTCACCCCAACAACCTGATCGTGAACGAAAATATGGTGACCGGGATTGACTGCGGCGGATCGCGTCCGGCGCCCATATACAAGGATATGGCGCGGTTCCTGATGCATATGGGCCGTCGCGCGATGATCCCGTCGGGCGAGACCTGCCTCGGTGTGGACCGGCAGGGCTTTATCGCCTTTTGCGACGCGTTCCGGCTGTCGGCGGAAGAGCGGGAAGTGACCCTGCCTTTCTTCATCGCGGTGGAGGCTTTGTTGCGGGCCGAGACCCGGAACCTGTCGCAAAGCCGGGTGCGGCGGGCGCGGCAAATGTCGGAAGCGCTACTTGCCGACCTAGAGCGGATCGGGCGCTAG